In a single window of the Vitis vinifera cultivar Pinot Noir 40024 chromosome 6, ASM3070453v1 genome:
- the LOC100260464 gene encoding subtilisin-like protease SBT4.4, with amino-acid sequence MMMQVYIVYLGSLPQGEFSPLSQHLNILEDVLEGSSSRDSLVRSYKRSFNGFAAKLTEKEREKLCNKDGVVSIFPSNLLQLQTTRSWDFMGLSETIERKPAVESDVIVGVIDTGIWPESPSFSDEGFGPPPKKWKGVCSGGKNFTCNKKVIGAQLYNSLNDPDDSVRDRDGHGSHTASTAAGNKIKGASFYGVAEGSARGGVPSARIAVYKVCFQSGCADADILAAFDDAISDGVDIISVSLGKRSAPNLNEDSLAIGSFHAMAKGILTLNSAGNGGPNTYSVGSVAPWMVSVAASTTDRQIITKVVLGNGTTLAGSSINTFVLNGTEFPLVYGKDATRTCDEYEAQLCSGDCLERSLVEGKIILCRSITGDRDAHEAGAVGSISQEFDVPSIVPFPISTLNEEEFRMIETYYISTKNPKANILKSESTKDSSAPVVASFSSRGPNTIIPEILKPDITAPGVDILAAYSPVAPVTDEAEDKRSVKYTILSGTSMSCPHVAGIAAYIKTFHPDWSPSAIQSALITTAWPMNGTTYDDGELAFGSGHVDPVKAVSPGLVYEALKADYINMMCSMGYDTKTVRLVSGDNSSCPKDTKGSPKDLNYPSMAVKVEETKSFKVEFPRTVTNFGSANSTYKATVINTNSHIKVQVNPDILSFKLEKEKKSFVVTVVGQGLDSIEAPIAAASLVWSDGTHSVRSPIVAYIDRNIG; translated from the exons ATGATGATGCAGGTCTATATAGTCTATCTGGGATCCCTTCCACAAGGGGAATTCTCACCTTTGTCTCAACACCTTAATATTCTTGAAGATGTTCTTGAGGGCAG TTCTTCAAGAGACTCCTTGGTCAGAAGTTATAAGAGAAGTTTCAATGGATTTGCAGCCAAGCTCACtgaaaaagaacgagaaaaatTGTGTA ATAAGGATGGTGTGGTGTCCATTTTTCCTAGTAATCTTCTTCAACTTCAAACAACAAGATCCTGGGACTTCATGGGACTCTCTGAAACCATTGAGCGAAAGCCTGCTGTTGAGAGTGATGTTATAGTTGGAGTCATTGACACTGGAATTTGGCCTGAATCACCAAGCTTCAGTGATGAAGGTTTTGGTCCACCtccaaaaaaatggaaaggtgTTTGTTCGGGTGGAAAAAATTTTACTTGCAACAA GAAGGTCATTGGAGCTCAACTTTACAATTCACTGAATGATCCTGATGATTCTGTGAGGGACAGAGATGGTCATGGATCTCACACTGCCTCAACAGCTGCTGGCAACAAAATAAAGGGAGCAAGCTTTTATGGGGTGGCAGAGGGATCTGCAAGAGGAGGGGTTCCCTCTGCAAGGATTGCTGTATACAAAGTTTGTTTTCAATCAGGGTGTGCAGACGCAGACATATTGGCTGCCTTCGATGATGCTATTTCCGATGGGGTTGACATCATTTCAGTTTCTCTGGGAAAAcgaagtgctccaaatttgaaTGAAGACTCATTGGCAATTGGCTCTTTTCATGCCATGGCCAAAGGTATTTTAACCTTGAATTCTGCAGGAAATGGCGGTCCCAATACATATTCAGTAGGAAGTGTTGCACCATGGATGGTCAGCGTAGCCGCAAGCACCACAGACCGCCAAATCATAACCAAGGTTGTTCTTGGCAATGGAACAACTTTAGCT GGTAGTTCAATTAATACTTTTGTGTTGAATGGAACCGAGTTTCCTCTTGTGTATGGAAAAGATGCAACCCGGACATGTGATGAATATGAAGCCCA GCTGTGCTCTGGGGATTGTTTGGAAAGAAGTTTAGTGGAGGGAAAAATTATACTATGTAGAAGCATCACAGGAGACAGAGATGCTCATGAAGCTGGTGCAGTTGGATCAATCTCACAAGAGTTTGATGTTCCTTCAATTGTCCCTTTTCCAATATCAACATTAAATGAGGAAGAATTTAGAATGATTGAAACTTACTACATTTCCACAAA AAATCCTAAAGCAAACATATTAAAGAGTGAATCAACCAAAGATTCTTCTGCTCCTGTAGTGGCTTCATTTTCATCAAGAGGGCCAAATACTATCATACCTGAGATTTTGAAG CCAGATATAACAGCCCCAGGAGTAGATATTTTGGCAGCATATTCCCCTGTTGCTCCAGTTACTGATGAAGCTGAAGATAAAAGGTCAGTCAAATACACCATATTATCAGGAACATCCATGTCTTGCCCCCATGTTGCTGGAATTGCTGCTTATATCAAAACCTTCCATCCCGACTGGTCTCCTTCAGCCATCCAATCTGCTCTTATAACTACAG CTTGGCCCATGAATGGTACCACATATGATGATGGTGAACTCGCGTTTGGATCTGGGCATGTTGATCCAGTAAAAGCTGTAAGTCCAGGTTTAGTGTATGAAGCCCTTAAGGCTGACTACATAAACATGATGTGCAGCATGGGCTATGATACAAAGACAGTGAGACTCGTCTCAGGAGACAACAGCAGTTGTCCTAAAGACACTAAAGGTTCCCCAAAAGATCTTAATTATCCTTCGATGGCAGTTAAAGTTGAAGAAACAAAATCCTTCAAAGTTGAATTTCCAAGGACAGTAACAAATTTTGGGAGTGCAAATTCTACATATAAAGCTACAGTCATCAACACAAATTCCCATATCAAGGTCCAAGTGAATCCTGACATCCTATCTTTCAAgttagaaaaagagaagaaatcttTTGTTGTGACTGTTGTTGGACAAGGACTCGACTCAATTGAGGCACCAATAGCAGCTGCATCACTGGTGTGGTCTGATGGCACTCATAGTGTGAGAAGTCCCATCGTAGCCTACATTGATAGGAATATTGGTTAA
- the LOC100243364 gene encoding subtilisin-like protease SBT4.6, which yields MLIIVQVYIVYLGSLPKGEFSPMSEHLGVLEDVLEGSSSTDSLVRSYKRSFNGFAARLTEKEREKLANKEGVVSVFPSRILKLHTTRSWDFMGFSETSRHKPALESDVIIGVFDTGIWPESPSFSDKDFGPPPRKWKGVCSGGKNFTCNKKVIGARIYNSLNDSFDVSVRDIDGHGSHTASIAAGNNVEHASFHGLAQGKARGGVPSARLAIYKVCVFLGCASADILAAFDDAIADGVDIISISLGFDSAVALEEDAIAIGAFHAMAGGILTVHSAGNEGPEVFSTFSSAPWMVSVAASTIDRKIIDRVVLGNGTELTGRSFNYFTMNGSMYPLIYGKVTSRANACNNFLSQLCVPDCLNKSAVEGKILLCESAYGDEGAHWAGAAGSIKLDVGVSSVVPLPTIALRGKDLRLVRSYYNSTKKAEAKILKSEAIKDSSAPVVAPFSSRGPNAAILEIMKPDITAPGVDILAAFSPIPKLVDGISVEYNILSGTSMACPHVAGIAAYVKSFHPAWSASAIRSALMTTARPMKVSANLHGVLSFGSGHVDPVKAISPGLVYETTKDNYTQMLCDMGYNTTMVRLISGDNSSCPKDSKGSPKDLNYPSMTVYVKQLRPFKVEFPRTVTNVGRSNSTYKAQVIIRKHPRMKVDVNPPMLSFKLIKEKKSFVVTVTGQGMTMERPVESATLVWSDGTHTVRSPITVYTDMLID from the exons ATGTTAATAATAGTGCAGGTTTACATAGTGTATTTAGGATCCCTTCCTAAAGGGGAATTTTCACCTATGTCTGAACACCTTGGGGTTCTCGAAGATGTTCTTGAGGGCAG TTCTTCAACAGATTCTTTGGTAAGAAGTTATAAGAGAAGTTTCAATGGATTTGCAGCAAGGCTCACTGAAAAGGAACGAGAAAAATTGGCTA ATAAGGAAGGCGTGGTGTCGGTTTTTCCGAGTAGAATTTTAAAACTTCATACAACAAGATCTTGGGACTTCATGGGATTCTCCGAAACATCTAGGCACAAACCTGCTCTTGAGAGTGATGTTATAATTGGAGTCTTTGACACTGGAATTTGGCCTGAATCACCTAGCTTTAGTGATAAAGATTTTGGTCCACCTCCAAGAAAATGGAAAGGTGTTTGTTCAGGTGGCAAAAATTTTACTTGCAACAA GAAGGTTATTGGAGCTCGAATCTACAATTCGCTGAATGATAGTTTCGATGTTTCAGTGAGGGACATAGATGGTCATGGATCCCACACTGCCTCAATAGCTGCTGGCAACAATGTAGAGCATGCGAGTTTTCATGGCTTAGCACAAGGAAAGGCAAGAGGAGGGGTTCCCTCTGCAAGGCTTGCCATATACAAAGTCTGTGTTTTTCTAGGGTGCGCAAGCGCGGACATTTTGGCTGCCTTTGATGATGCTATTGCAGATGGGGTTGACATCATTTCAATATCTCTTGGATTTGATTCTGCAGTTGCTTTGGAAGAGGATGCCATAGCAATTGGTGCTTTTCATGCCATGGCCGGAGGTATATTAACTGTGCACTCTGCAGGAAATGAAGGTCCTGAGGTATTTTCTACATTTAGCTCTGCACCATGGATGGTCAGTGTAGCAGCAAGCACGATTGATCGCAAAATTATTGACAGGGTGGTTCTTGGCAATGGAACAGAACTAACA GGTCgttcatttaattatttcacGATGAATGGATCCATGTACCCTCTTATATACGGAAAAGTTACTAGCCGTGCCAATGCCTGTAATAATTTCCTATCACA GTTGTGCGTGCCAGATTGTTTAAATAAGAGTGCAGTGGAAGGAAAAATTCTACTATGTGAAAGCGCTTATGGAGATGAGGGCGCTCATTGGGCTGGTGCCGCCGGCTCAATCAAATTGGATGTAGGTGTTTCTTCTGTTGTCCCCTTACCTACAATAGCTTTACGTGGTAAAGACTTGCGCCTCGTCCGATCCTATTATAATTCCACAAA AAAGGCTGAAGCAAAGATACTGAAGAGTGAGGCAATCAAAGATTCTTCTGCTCCTGTAGTGGCTCCCTTTTCATCACGAGGGCCAAACGCAGCCATACTTGAGATTATGAAG CCAGATATTACAGCCCCTGGAGTAGATATATTGGCAGCATTCTCCCCTATTCCTAAACTTGTAGACGGCATATCTGtggaatataatatattatcagGAACCTCCATGGCTTGCCCCCATGTTGCTGGAATTGCTGCTTATGTTAAAAGTTTCCACCCCGCCTGGTCTGCTTCAGCCATCCGATCTGCTCTTATGACTACTGCTCGGCCCATGAAAGTTTCTGCAAATCTACATGGTGTACTCAGTTTTGGGTCTGGGCATGTCGATCCAGTTAAAGCTATAAGTCCTGGATTAGTGTATGAAACCACTAAGGACAACTACACACAGATGTTGTGCGACATGGGTTACAACACAACAATGGTGAGACTCATTTCAGGAGACAACAGCAGTTGTCCAAAGGACAGCAAAGGTTCCCCAAAAGATCTCAACTATCCTTCAATGACAGTTTACGTTAAGCAGTTAAGGCCTTTTAAAGTAGAGTTTCCAAGAACAGTTACAAATGTTGGCCGCTCCAACTCTACTTATAAAGCACAAGTCATTATCAGAAAACATCCACGTATGAAGGTCGACGTGAATCCTCCCATGCTCTCTTTCAAGTTAATAAAGGAGAAGAAATCTTTTGTGGTGACTGTTACTGGTCAAGGAATGACGATGGAGAGACCGGTGGAGTCGGCGACACTGGTGTGGTCTGATGGCACTCATACTGTGAGGAGTCCCATTACGGTCTACACTGACATGTTGATTGATTAA